One segment of Capnocytophaga sp. oral taxon 878 DNA contains the following:
- the rpe gene encoding ribulose-phosphate 3-epimerase, with translation MILAPSLLAADFGNLQQSIEMVNASAADWFHIDIMDGVFVPNISYGMPVLSVIQKHATKPLDVHLMIIDPDRYISTFAKLGSDILTVHYEACTHLHRTVQAIKSEGMKAGVALNPHTPVSVLEDIICDIDVVLIMSVNPGFGGQSFIENTYKKVYQAKTLIQQAGALALIEVDGGVTLKNAPTLLEAGAKALVAGSFVFNAPNPTETIASMKLLA, from the coding sequence ATGATTCTCGCTCCTTCTCTTCTTGCTGCTGATTTTGGTAATCTTCAGCAATCCATTGAAATGGTGAATGCTAGTGCTGCCGATTGGTTCCATATAGATATTATGGATGGGGTATTCGTACCTAATATTTCGTATGGTATGCCCGTGTTATCGGTTATTCAAAAGCACGCTACCAAACCCTTGGATGTGCATTTAATGATTATTGACCCCGATCGCTATATTAGCACTTTTGCCAAACTCGGTAGTGATATTCTTACTGTACATTATGAGGCTTGCACTCACTTGCACCGTACTGTACAGGCTATTAAAAGCGAGGGTATGAAAGCTGGGGTAGCACTAAATCCCCATACCCCTGTAAGTGTATTGGAAGATATTATTTGCGATATCGATGTAGTGCTTATAATGAGTGTGAACCCGGGTTTTGGAGGGCAGTCATTTATTGAAAATACTTATAAAAAAGTATACCAAGCAAAAACTCTTATTCAGCAAGCAGGAGCCCTCGCTCTTATAGAAGTAGATGGCGGAGTAACTCTTAAAAATGCTCCAACCCTTTTAGAAGCGGGAGCCAAAGCCCTAGTAGCAGGAAGTTTTGTATTTAATGCTCCTAATCCTACCGAAACTATAGCCTCAATGAAGCTCTTAGCTTAA